A window of Diabrotica virgifera virgifera chromosome 9, PGI_DIABVI_V3a contains these coding sequences:
- the LOC126891421 gene encoding uncharacterized protein LOC126891421, whose product MEVNRLLGDELSYELSIRSLPIDANVHTKRATLREALKAEREGQRDSPKVVNIDPSFEFSLCSGKLSDLEEGIEHFNEENRTNEFKRISSRLTHVKLRLNRLQCNEKQEAQRNQLLDWHKRLLLEVNRIYESFGKDNQVEHISLLDTSVPLLPEIVHSGSHECGLVNSESLAEEHPIEAALFGATNSSPTAGNRVSFLRQVFEENQHDSTIQPQVHSQRCSSSLRVSSRISDGNQEYMSSAINRPLNSSREMNSSENHTRHTEPQTDTRLSRHNFNNGSSATVPTREIDNTLARHFNLETPSSNFNSKIMDSLDFLKHDVQNVDISRWRLQYDGISSVTSFLERVEELRVSRGVSKERLLRSAPELFTKDALLWYRMGNFTSWDNLVQELRSAFQPHDYENSLWEEIRRRTQGSQERVINYISVMENLFKKLLIPPNEEERLNIIRRNMLPYIQQGLALTKISNISDLCSLAKAMEAMETRIRQFCPPPSSTRLLVEPELAYRKPSTPIFTSPVTTPVFTEEVANSDKSEHLNKGTCFNCGSEGHKFKNCNQPKKFFCYKCGCNNVTTKNCPRCSKNAASLPR is encoded by the coding sequence ATGGAGGTTAATAGACTTTTGGGTGATGAACTCAGTTATGAGTTATCAATAAGAAGTTTACCAATTGATGCAAATGTACACACGAAAAGGGCTACGTTGAGAGAAGCTCTTAAAGCAGAAAGAGAGGGACAAAGAGATTCTCCTAAGGTGGTTAATATAGACCCATCTTTTGAGTTTTCGTTGTGCTCAGGGAAACTTAGCGATCTGGAAGAAGGTATAGAACATTTTAATGAAGAGAACAGAACTAATGAATTTAAAAGAATTAGTTCCCGTCTAACACATGTTAAACTTAGACTTAACAGACTTCAATGCAACGAAAAACAGGAAGCTCAAAGGAATCAACTATTAGATTGGCACAAACGGTTACTATTAGAAGTCAACAGGATTTATGAGAGCTTTGGGAAAGATAATCAAGTAGAGCACATCTCACTTTTGGATACTTCAGTTCCATTATTGCCTGAAATTGTTCATTCCGGGTCTCATGAATGTGGTTTGGTAAACTCAGAATCATTAGCTGAAGAGCATCCTATTGAAGCTGCGCTGTTTGGAGCTACTAACAGTTCACCAACTGCAGGCAATAGAGTTTCATTCTTAAGGCAGGTTTTTGAAGAAAATCAACATGATAGCACGATACAACCACAAGTACATTCTCAAAGATGTTCTAGTTCTCTGAGGGTTTCAAGCAGAATATCAGATGGGAATCAAGAGTATATGTCCAGTGCTATAAATAGACCACTTAATTCAAGTAGAGAAATGAATTCTTCTGAAAATCACACTAGGCATACGGAACCACAAACTGATACAAGATTATCAAGGCACAATTTTAATAATGGAAGTAGTGCAACAGTACCTACAAGGGAGATTGATAATACTTTAGCTCGACATTTTAATCTGGAAACACCTTCATCTAACTTCAACAGTAAAATCATGGATTCGCTAGATTTCTTAAAGCATGATGTTCAGAACGTTGATATAAGTAGATGGAGATTACAATATGATGGAATCTCGAGCGTTACTAGTTTTCTAGAAAGAGTGGAGGAACTCAGAGTTTCAAGAGGAGTATCTAAAGAGAGACTACTTCGTTCGGCTCCAGAACTTTTTACCAAAGACGCCTTACTCTGGTACAGAATGGGAAATTTTACATCGTGGGATAATCTGGTCCAGGAACTTAGGTCTGCTTTCCAGCCCCATGACTATGAGAATTCCTTATGGGAGGAAATCCGAAGAAGAACACAGGGCTCACAGGAACGAGTTATAAACTATATTTCAGTCATGGAAAATCTATTCAAGAAACTATTGATCCCCCCTAACGAAGAAGAAAGACTGAATATCATTCGTAGGAATATGCTTCCTTATATTCAGCAGGGCTTGGCTTTAACAAAAATTAGCAACATCAGTGATCTTTGTTCATTAGCCAAGGCTATGGAAGCAATGGAAACAAGGATTCGACAATTTTGCCCTCCTCCTTCAAGCACCAGACTTTTGGTAGAACCTGAATTAGCTTATAGAAAGCCGTCAACTCCTATTTTTACGAGTCCGGTTACAACACCTGTGTTTACAGAAGAAGTTGCAAATAGCGATAAATCTGAACATTTGAATAAGGGTACATGCTTTAATTGTGGATCTGAGGGACACAAGTTTAAAAATTGTAACCAGCCTAAGAAGTTCTTCTGTTATAAATGTGGATGCAACAATGTGACAACGAAAAACTGTCCCAGATGTTCAAAAAACGCAGCTTCTCTCCCTCGGTAA